The following coding sequences lie in one Thermosulfuriphilus ammonigenes genomic window:
- a CDS encoding Fur family transcriptional regulator, translating into MNQEKIEKYRGLGLKMTPQRLAILEYLEGNKSHPSAEDIYRHVRSQFPSMSFATVYNTLEALKERGLVQELHIDPSKKRFDPDTSPHNHLICLGCHKIIDIFTTPPMNSIPQEELQGYKLISAQVVLYGLCPECQEKEAQQKD; encoded by the coding sequence ATGAACCAAGAAAAAATAGAAAAATATCGTGGCTTAGGTCTCAAGATGACTCCCCAGAGGCTGGCTATTCTTGAGTACCTAGAGGGTAATAAAAGTCACCCCTCGGCCGAAGATATTTATCGCCATGTTCGCTCTCAGTTTCCAAGCATGTCCTTTGCCACTGTTTACAATACCCTTGAGGCCCTTAAAGAGCGCGGGTTGGTCCAAGAGTTGCATATTGATCCATCCAAGAAACGTTTTGATCCGGACACCAGCCCCCACAACCACCTTATCTGTCTCGGGTGCCATAAGATCATCGACATTTTCACCACCCCTCCCATGAATAGCATCCCCCAGGAGGAGCTTCAGGGCTATAAACTTATCTCGGCTCAGGTGGTTCTCTACGGTCTTTGCCCTGAGTGCCAGGAGAAAGAGGCTCAACAAAAGGATTGA
- a CDS encoding GNAT family N-acetyltransferase translates to MERAGPKEIDVRQIASLEGLLKDLIQLYLQAYEEMPQYAFRDPKRIKGYLRWLLKHSAGGFWVAFVNGRPVGLIAVQPDCRFQGEEIPEIHEFLVAPPYRHTGVADLLLKEALNFLRRGGHRRVALWVGEENERAREFYRRHGFQETARQGVWRRMEADLSGQKID, encoded by the coding sequence ATGGAAAGAGCAGGCCCCAAAGAGATAGACGTTAGACAAATTGCCTCTCTTGAGGGCTTACTTAAGGATCTGATCCAACTCTATCTTCAGGCCTATGAGGAGATGCCTCAGTACGCCTTCCGGGACCCTAAAAGAATAAAGGGATATCTCCGCTGGCTTCTTAAACATTCGGCCGGGGGATTTTGGGTGGCCTTTGTCAACGGGCGTCCTGTTGGTCTTATTGCCGTTCAGCCAGATTGTCGCTTTCAGGGGGAAGAGATCCCCGAGATACATGAGTTTCTGGTGGCCCCGCCGTATCGCCATACCGGGGTAGCTGATTTGCTCCTCAAAGAGGCCCTGAACTTTCTGCGCCGTGGGGGCCATCGTCGGGTGGCCCTCTGGGTAGGAGAGGAGAACGAGAGGGCCAGGGAGTTTTATCGTCGCCACGGTTTTCAGGAGACTGCCAGGCAGGGGGTCTGGCGACGCATGGAGGCCGATTTATCCGGCCAGAAGATCGATTAG
- a CDS encoding M20 family metallopeptidase translates to MNHLREKLRDLIFTLASIPSPSGQEGAILEFIWNRLKPLNIPLRRQMVPDRFYNLLANESPDNRLLITAHVDTVPHWLGVFPPRIRDGRLEGLGVCDDKAGVAIMILLLEERLRQGAPLPVTFAFVVDEEREGQGSATLSKEPLPPWAVVLEPTELKLAIAEGGSVEFEIHIRGKSAHGSCHLEGENAIDKAIDLVSHLKRLPFLYSEHPLVGPGGLNVERISGGDGELRVPDLCTLEIDFRVLPGQGTGPVIEEIKKVLDGYPSVSYVVKDISEPFSLNKESPFVRQFAEAYRQALKEEARFSGMPSWTDAAHLHSAGLEPIVFGPGELAPCHTPEEYLELEEAEKAYLILDRLIDLLAG, encoded by the coding sequence ATGAACCACCTGAGAGAAAAGCTTCGAGACCTCATTTTCACTTTGGCCTCTATCCCTAGCCCCAGTGGTCAGGAAGGGGCTATTCTGGAGTTCATCTGGAACCGGCTAAAGCCACTTAATATTCCCCTGCGACGCCAGATGGTACCAGACCGTTTCTACAACCTTCTGGCCAACGAATCTCCCGACAACCGCCTTCTCATCACCGCCCACGTGGACACCGTCCCTCACTGGCTGGGAGTATTTCCCCCTCGGATAAGGGACGGGCGTCTGGAAGGTCTGGGAGTCTGTGACGACAAAGCCGGAGTGGCCATCATGATCCTCCTCCTTGAGGAAAGGCTCCGGCAAGGGGCCCCCTTACCCGTAACCTTTGCCTTTGTCGTGGATGAAGAGAGGGAGGGGCAAGGATCAGCCACTTTATCTAAAGAGCCTCTTCCCCCCTGGGCCGTAGTCCTTGAACCTACAGAGCTTAAATTAGCCATTGCTGAAGGGGGATCGGTCGAATTCGAGATCCATATTCGTGGCAAGTCGGCCCATGGTAGTTGCCATCTAGAAGGGGAGAACGCTATTGACAAGGCCATTGATCTGGTCAGCCATCTAAAAAGACTGCCCTTTCTTTATTCTGAACACCCCCTTGTGGGCCCCGGAGGGCTGAATGTGGAACGTATCTCTGGGGGCGATGGAGAACTACGGGTTCCGGATCTCTGCACCCTGGAGATTGACTTTCGGGTTCTCCCCGGCCAGGGAACAGGCCCGGTCATAGAGGAGATCAAGAAAGTCCTGGATGGATACCCCTCGGTATCTTACGTAGTCAAAGACATCTCTGAGCCCTTTTCTCTGAACAAAGAATCCCCCTTCGTTCGCCAATTTGCTGAGGCCTATCGTCAAGCCCTTAAGGAAGAGGCCCGTTTCTCTGGAATGCCTAGCTGGACCGATGCCGCCCATCTTCACTCTGCCGGCCTTGAACCCATTGTCTTTGGCCCTGGAGAACTTGCCCCCTGCCACACCCCAGAAGAATATCTGGAGCTAGAAGAAGCAGAAAAGGCTTACCTGATCTTAGATCGTCTAATCGATCTTCTGGCCGGATAA